GATAAAACACGGATGCAAAAATTAACCAGCAAGCGTGCCTGGGCGAGCTTCCAGTTGGGCCCAGCTGCGTTTTATTATCGCGGGGCAAATCCTGCCCGAGCTCTTGGCACTTTCTCCCCTCAGGGCGGGGCCTGCCGGAAGAAAACAGCGCGGTTCCTCCCGGCCCGGCGCTGCCCGCCGCTTCGGTGCAGAAACACAGACCGTGGGCGCCACAGAGCAGACCGCCAGCGGCCCCGGGGGCTCACAAGCGGCCGCAGGCCAGCACCGGGAGCCGGATCAGCAGCACTCGCCCGCTGCCGGAGCCACCGGGCCGGCCCGAGCTCCGCCGCGGCCTgcctgcccccccccccgccccggctCACCAGAGGGCCCCGCCGAGCGCGGCGGCAGTGACCAGGCTGTGCAGCGGCCTCTCCCACACCAGCAGCCGCTGCGCCGCCGCCAGCGCCGCCTCCCAGCCCCGCAGCCGCTGCCGCAGCGCCGCCGCCAgccgcgccgccgccgctgccgccgcctcctcctcctcctcctcggccgctgctgccgctgccTCCTCGGCCCGGCCGCTCGCCATGGCtgcgggaggggggggcgggaggggcTGCTGTCACCGCGGGCGGGAGGGCTGCACCGGCCCGGGCGGGCGGCACCGCCTGACGGGAACCGGCGGCCGCTGGCGCCGCGCGCATGCGCAGCCCGCTCAGCGGCGGGAGGGAGCGGGCGCGCGGGGGAGGGCGGGGCGGGACGCTCTGCGCACGCGCGGCTCGGGCTCGGGCCCCGCCCGTACCGGAAGCGGAAGGCGGGAGGGTGGCAGGGCGCGGCCTAGTGGGGGGTCTGGCGCCGTCACCCCGGTCACCCAACGCGGCCTCTGCCTCGGCGCGGCCCGGTACCCCGGGGACGGGCGGGATGGAGCTGGACGGACTGCTGCTGGACGAGGAGGGCACATTCTCCCTCAGCGGCTTCCAGGAGTTCACGGTGAGTGTGTCCCCCCGCCTCAGAGCACCCCTGGTGGTGCTTGGTGACCCCCCTCAGCTTGTCCTGTCTCCAGCCCCGGTCCTCAGCAGACCCTTGGGCCTTTCCCTCTTTGTATTTGTTCCCCGAAGAGCCCCGTGTGACCGACCGCACACCCGGGCTGAGCTCTAGGGGCCTGCCCTGCCCGttctcctcctcagctgaaTTGAGGTGGAGATCCCGGTCTGGGAGCGCTCAGAGCTTTTCTCAACTTccccctctctgcctgcagtTTCTGCCCAGGCACCAGCAACTGACCGAGAGGGTGCGGAAGAGGCTCTATTATGGCTGGGACAAAGACTGCAGCCTGGATAATCTCTCCAGTCCCGTGGCAGGTGGGTTGCTGAATATCCCCAGATGGGAATGCTGAGTCAAGGGGATTGGAAGTATCCCAGGGGCTGAGACCAACAAGTCACCCGCTCCTGCCCCAGCGCCAAACCCcacccctgcccagcctgcctCGCTCTGCGCAGCACAGTGGGCAGGGTGCCAGAGACTCATGGCTCCTGCTCTGTTTCGTTGCACTGTCTGCCCCACTGCTGTGTTTTAGGCACCTTGTTCTTGAGCGAAGTCTTTTAGGTTGCTTGCGAATTTCTTGGCAGTTAaggctgtgtccctgtccctgatGAGAAGTGACTTGGACAACTTCTTGTGCTGTGCATGGTACTGGGGAGTTTGTTTACCCCCTGGTTGTGAGCACCTAGGGGATTAGTTcttgctgtgtgtgtgtctggatcacatccttttttttctgttggttcaGCAGTATTTTGAGGAGCTGAAGGATGCAGCTGGGTTAAGACTGAGGAGCTAGGGCAGGTGATGGCAGAGAGGAGCACCCAAGGGCAAGCAGTGGTTTGCTGGAGGGCCTTCTCAATGGGGTCACACTGGCAGTTCCATTACCTGCATGCTCACACAGCTTGCAGGGCACATTGAGCTAGTGGGGAAGTGCCCTTGAATTCAAAATAATCTCTGATAGTTTTGGTTGAATGGTCTGAGGTGGCCAAGAGGCTGTTGTATGACGTACCCCAGTGAGGAAGGGGATGCTGGGCATGTGGTGATGGAGCAGGGCCAGGCGGGGTAGCCAGCTGCCTGGGCACTTCTGTGGGTCATGGGTTCTGACACGGGTGGTGTGTGAGAGGCACGTggcttggttttggggttggcGTCACAGCTGGGTGCAGGATGGAGCTGTTCTGCTGGATATTACTCCTGCTGAAAGTTCAAAGTGCACATTCATGGAAGAAGACTGTTGAGGGTTATTAACTATAAAGATTGCCTTGCACACAGGAAATGCTttggctccagcagctggggGTGGGGCCGAGGTGCAGAGAATATCTCTGCAGGCTTATCTGCTCTCACAGCCTTCCCTCACTAGCTGTTGTCAGCTGCTATCAAAAAACAGGACCTAGGGCTGTGGCATCTGTCTTGGTACAGCTGTGCCATTGCAGTGCAGCCAGTTCACAGTACTGCTCTTCAGATGGGGTAGAAGCAGTTGTGGGGAGAGTCCAGAGTAGGACTCCAGGAGCTCCAAGAGGAGCTAAAGAAAGTCTTGGGTGCAGGGGTGCAGCTGCCTGAAGCAGCATGGGGCTGGCTGAGGAAAAAGAGGTTGAAAAGTGAATTTGTTTCTTCTGGAAAGGAAGAGCCATAACTGCCCTCAGCATATTTGGTGACATGGGGACAGCAGTCAGCTGCTCTCTGTGTCCTCTAGGGCAGGACACATTGTCATGTCTTGGATTTGTGTATTGAAGGTCTGATGTCAGGACAAAGGCTGGGAGGTTCTCATATACCCTGGGAGTCCTCCTGCTGTCTCTGTGTTgtctggtgtgtgtgtgtgtgtgtctgtgtgtctgtgtgtgtgtgtgtgtgttcctgctCAGCACTAGGGTGGTGGAGCAGGGcaaagagagcagcagcagtgtgagaATATGGGTGCTGTTAGTGGAGTGGCTGGAGCAGTGTCTGCCTGGCTGTGGACCAGTGGTGTGGCCTCAGTGACCTGGAGAGGTCCTTCAGAGCAGTGTGCTTTTGAGCTTGGTGGCTGCAGTCAGGCAAATAGTTCCTGTGGGACTGCAGCTGTTCTGAGTTGCTGGAGAGACATGGACATGAAGGATGTGGTGAGAAGAGCTTGTGTGGTGTTTCTCCTTCTGTGAACTGGAAATGCAAGGCAGCTGGGATGAGTTCTGCTTTTGGGCTCAGCAGTGTAATGGCGCTGGAGTTGTCTGTCAAACACTTCTTGACAAGCACCAGACTGTAGTGCTGTTTGGGATGCCCCGTCTGGTTCTGTCACACTGGGAAGGGgagtgggagctgctgaagctgTCTGCCAGCACCTGTCAGTCTTTGGCCTCTTCAGAGCCCACATGGGTGAGAGGGAAGCAGGCTGAgatgaggagctgcagcttaTTCCGTGTTGCTTCTTCCATGTCCTGTTAGTGCCTTCAGGCTCCTGCTCATATGTTGTCTGTTATCATCTTGGAGGCTGTGGTGGGGAGGAAGATGGGTCAGTGATGACCAGTTCtggaggaggatgctgctggttGGAAGGGAGCAAAGGACTCGGGGGACATAATACTGATATGAGAACCTAGAGAGCATCCAAAAAAGCTGTCTGATCTTGTGGGATGAGGGGGGTGTGTTAGCCTCTCTGTGAAGCTGGCTGCTGGGAACTCCCTGTGACACAGGCATTCTGATCTGGAACTGGCACTGCTCCTGGGCTTTGGACATGCACATCCTCTTCCTGCTTTGGTCTGGCTCTCCTGCTTATTTGTTCCTCCCTCATCCCTGGCTTCTGATAAGGCCTGTCCTACATTCATAGTTTAAATTAAACTTGAGGGATTGAGCAAGCACCAAGACTCAATGGGCTTTTGAGGAAAAAGGTGGGTGTGGTCCGTACCATATGAGGTTGATaacttttgctgcttttctgtcctaGATATTGCTGTGGAGTTGCTGCAGAAGGTGGCTCCCAGCCCTATCCGCAGACTCCAGAAGAAATACGTGTCTCATGTATCTCGGTAAGAAGCAAAACCTGTCCCTTCATGTCCCATGTCAGAACTGGGAGCTCTGGCCTTGCCTGTGAGTCACTACTGTCCCCTGGGCCAGCAATGGCTTTGTGCTAAGACCTGATCAGTGtcaaaggagctgggggtgggtggCAAGGCCACGAGGCACAGTGGCTTCCTGACACAGTCAGACCTGCTTTAGGTAGTTCTTGCTCTCTCTGGGGTGCAAGGATGCCTCTGGTCACAGGGAATCTTTACTAGCTGGATCTGCAGCTCACCAGGCATCCAGGTCCgatcccagctctgctcttggcATTCAAGCCCTTGCAGtgtgcctggctgcaggcaTGGCTCCCCTGTTTGTGCCTGGGAGAAAGATCCAGGGATTTTTGCTCTCCAtcctttggtttcttttgctgCATCTCAGGATAgctggtgcagagctggcaAAGCTCGAGCATATCCAGCTGTCTACTTGCTAAACCTCCCCAATTAcatggggagggagcagccaagTTGTGCTGTGGTGACTTGGATGTTTGGAGCACACAAATAGCCTTTGGGCTGGCTCTTCTCTTGTCTCCCAGGGAAGCTTGCATCTCACCCTGCTCCATGATGCTGGCACTGGTTTACATTGAGAGACTCCGGCACCGCAACCCTGAATACCTCCAGCAGATCTCATCTTCAGacctcttcctcatctccatgGTGAGTGGTGTGGGCTGGGTGGGTGTCACTGGGTTGGAAGGAGTCCTGGAGGGGAGTGCAGGGAGGACTGAAATCTCTCCTTTATGCTGCTTTTAGATGGTTGCTAGTAAGTACCTGTATGAtgaaggtgaggaggaggaagtgtTCAACGATGagtggggagcagcaggcaAGGTGGATGTCCAGACCATGAACACACTGGAGATGAACTTTCTGAGTGCCATTGTAAGTGGGGCTGTCACTGTGTCAGCTGTTTCACAGAGTGGGGAAAAGGAGGTGTTGAGGGGAGTCCAGGTTTCTGCTTTTCCCCAACCTACTCCCGTGAAGGAATGCAGAAGGATGTGTCTGGGTGGTGGGTGGACTGTCCTGACTGCACTGACctttccctgctgtccccacaggACTGGAGTCTTTACACAGACCCCCGGGAGTTGTTTGAAGTGCTGAGCTGGCTGGAAGGACGGTAGGTGTGTAGGCTGGGGTGGGTCTTTCATAccccctctgcagccctggctctgcccctgctcAGAGCTAGTCCTGATGCAGTGAAAACAGAGTGTGGGGTACCTGTGAGCCCTTGCAGCTCCCTTCCATAGACCTTGAGCAGGGTCTTCTCCAAgccagctgcagctgaagcttCACCAATGGAGAAGGTCTATGCCACATCCaccattccctttttttcctgcagtgtggCAGAAAAGCAGGGCATGTGGCGTGGCTGGTTCACTTACACGGATCTGTGTGTCCTCATGGAGCAGTCCATGTGGCAGCATGTGCTGGGCCAGTTCTACCAACAAGTGGTGAAGGTAAGGGCATGGGGCATCAGCTGCTTGCAAGAACAGAGGGCCCAGCAGGCCACAGATTTGGAGCAGGCCCCTATTTTCCACTGGGAGCAGCAGCTTGGTTTATTCCCTGTTGGAAGGGGGAGGTGTCAGAAGCCAGAAGATGCTGAtttgcagctgtgctgccagaggaactgcagctggtgctgcagtGTCTGTGCCCCACAAGTCATGGTGGATGGTCATGGTGGTGGCATGGAGGGAACTGGTGCTGGCTGGAGATTTAAGCAGGGGTGTTTTGGCTTGTGGTATTTAGGTCCTGCTTTGAGCAGGCAATGTTCTTTGCATCTGCCTGTTCTTTGGCATCCAAGCACTGGTGCTGGCTGTGCCATTTGCCATCATGGTGGCTGAGTTGatgtgtggctgtgctgggtccCAGCTAGTTGGGGGAGGCTGCTGGTGGGGTCTGGGCTAACCATTGACTTCTCTGCAGCTGGCTTGCCTCCTGGGAGTGGTGTACCTGACTGGCTTCGCCGCTCTCTTTGCCTCTGTCACTGTCGTGCACCGGTCTGTGTGCCTGAGGAGTGCCAGCCCGGCCTCCCCGCAGCCTGCGCTGTTCCCCGAGGAGAGCAGCTGCCAGATGgatgcccagcagcagccagctcctGACCAGCCCCAGCCTGAGCTGCCTGACATatctccagccagcagcacccgtTGCCTGGGGGAGAACAAGACAACCGAGGAGCTGCGTCACGGGGGTGTCACGGCGACTGCACTCTACCTGTGGGGCAGTGTGATGACGGCTCTGTCTTGCCCAAAGGCACCTGACCTAGCCCAACACAGGCCCCTGCAAGGCCCCTTCCGAAGAATACCCAGCTCCTGTGAGAGATCCAACCGTACTGCCCCTGCCACAACCCTCAGCCAGCCTGGCCCCCTCGGACTCGCCATGCTCCCGGTTCCCCCAGCACTCCACTGCCGTGCCTGCTCAGCTGGTGCTGGCCCCACATGGGATGGAGGCCCCAACCACCAGGACTGGCTGGACCCCCTGGGGCTGAGGCAGTGTTCCTTGCATACTGCCATGGATCTCAGCAGAATCAAGAGCTTCATTTTTCCAAGCTAGGAGCGTGGGGCGGCGGCCCCTTTTGCCTTCCCTCCTACTGTGGCACAAATCACTTCCTTGCACTCCTGGGACCCCTGATCCTTGGGGCTGCATGAAGCTGGGGGCCTTTGTGTTATTTCCAAACCAGCACTTGTGTCCCCCCGACCCAGGGCAGGGGTGTCTTTCACTTTGGGGGCTACTGGGACAAGCTGGGACAGAGTTGGCTTACTGTTGGGATGCTGGGTTCAGAATGTACTAGCTGGAGGGTAAGAATGGGGTGCTAGGGCAAGGTGTACCTCTGTAGCTAGTGGGTGGCCCTTtgtggtgctgagcagaggtgTGTGGGATGTTGGatgctggggctgtgtgtgcagggtggaggagctggggcagtGACCCCAGTGGGCTAGTGGGGGACTCCGGGTGGAGGTGGGATGCCTGAGTGAGGGGAGAGGTGGTAGAAGGAAGAGGGAGTAGGTAACCTGAGCTGACTGGCTGGAAAAGCAATTTCATTTGGGGGCTGCTGGGCCACTTCTCATGAGGTGCAAGGGTCACACCAAGAGGGGACTTCAGTGTGTCTCTGTTCTAGGGAATGTTGAGCCCTACTGGGTGTGGAGGTGTGAGGTGTGGTTAAGGTTGGGCTTCCTTACCTTGTATGTCTTGGTTGCTTTGAAACTGGGGTGCTCACTGACCCCATCCCATATCTCAGCTCTCTGTGGCTGTGAGCAAACAGTGTCCTGACTGCTTCTTGGGGTGGGTAGAAGGCACCTTGTCTTGCTGACCAGCCCGGCTCATTGTTCCCCTTCTTTTTACTATGGATTTTACACCCGTTTTTCACTCTTTTGTAGAATCAGATCTCTTCCAATAAAAGTAGTTCTTGCTGTGCATCTGCCTCATCTCACTgcagctgccctgtgctggcagcatgCTGAGCCCACTACCCAGCTGTGTGGTTCCATCAGGCAGTGCTTGCTCTGAGCCATGGTGCAAGGCAGACCTTGGTGCTGGGAAGTGAGCCCAGGAGCACTGTGAGGCATGTCCTGTGGGGCTTGAGGGGAACTAGACATTGGTGACAGGATGGACAGGTTTGGTGTCTGGGGAGAAGGTAGGGGCAGTGGGACAGAGGAGGTTCCCCATCCTTGGGAATGTGGGGAATGCatgggctctgctgctctttgctctccagtctgtccagttAATAAATGAGCCCTGAGCAGTAAGAGTTTGGCAGGGTCATTGTTGTGGTccctggcacagccacctctgccCTGTGACAAAAGCACAAGCATCCCCTGCATCTCTTCCCTCGGCAGCTTtcccagctgagcagccagCTCTTGTTCCTGGCATCCTTGTCCAGCAGCATAGATTTGGTGCCCTCCTACTAGGAGCATGGGGGACCCTGCTGGTGCGGGCACAGTGCCCAGAGAGGGACATAGCAGGACTTGGGGGCTCCTGTGCAGCTTTTACTGGGCTTGTCAGGGGGTTATGATGAGGAAGGGCCGGAGTGGGAGGGCAAGGGAGGAGCAAGCATAGGCAGGGCATGCTGGAGCTCAAGCTTGCTGCTCTTGGGGACGCTCCAAGCACATGAAAGAAGGGGTGTCTGTGTGGTAGCTCAGTCTATGCCACAGGAGGCAGAGATGGGACCTGGTAAGCTGTCACTTCGTAAGGTTACAAGTAT
The nucleotide sequence above comes from Heliangelus exortis chromosome 6, bHelExo1.hap1, whole genome shotgun sequence. Encoded proteins:
- the CNPPD1 gene encoding protein CNPPD1, which codes for MELDGLLLDEEGTFSLSGFQEFTFLPRHQQLTERVRKRLYYGWDKDCSLDNLSSPVADIAVELLQKVAPSPIRRLQKKYVSHVSREACISPCSMMLALVYIERLRHRNPEYLQQISSSDLFLISMMVASKYLYDEGEEEEVFNDEWGAAGKVDVQTMNTLEMNFLSAIDWSLYTDPRELFEVLSWLEGRVAEKQGMWRGWFTYTDLCVLMEQSMWQHVLGQFYQQVVKLACLLGVVYLTGFAALFASVTVVHRSVCLRSASPASPQPALFPEESSCQMDAQQQPAPDQPQPELPDISPASSTRCLGENKTTEELRHGGVTATALYLWGSVMTALSCPKAPDLAQHRPLQGPFRRIPSSCERSNRTAPATTLSQPGPLGLAMLPVPPALHCRACSAGAGPTWDGGPNHQDWLDPLGLRQCSLHTAMDLSRIKSFIFPS